The nucleotide sequence CTCAGTTGCTGTAGGCGACAGACAGCGCGGCGGCCCACTGCAAGACTTGCTTTTCCTCTTTTGGCCAGCGGAACACTTAAGTTGTTACGCTGGAGTGGCGTGGGCACCTGCTGAAATAGCCGTCGGGCTTCAAGAAGCGCAGTTTGGCAGTCTGTTCTGACGCCTTATTGGGTTGGCTCTCCATACAGCCTACCAAGCAGCGCAGAAATGCGGGAAATTGCTGGGTCCTTTCGGCTCCAATGACTGGCTTGGTAGCACATCGCCCGGCCAACTTCTTACATTTGCTCTATCACATACTTCACACAAAACAGAATCTATGTCGCAGGACTCGTCTTTTGCCGCTTCTTCCGAAACGCACACCCCCGAAGCCACTAAGTCGGTAGCGGAATTGAAACAGATTGCGGCGCAGGTGCGGCGCGACATCGTGCGCATGGTGCACGCCGTTAACTCGGGCCACCCGGGCGGCTCACTTGGTTGCACCGATTTGCTGGTAGCACTCTACTTCAAGGTGATGAAGCACACGCCAGAGCCCTTCGACATGAATGGTATCGGGCAAGACATGTTCTTTCTTTCCAACGGCCACATTTCGCCGGTGTTCTACTCGGTACTGGCCCGCTCTGGCTACTTCCCGGTAGGCGAGCTAGCTACTTTCCGTAAGCTCAATTCGCGCTTGCAGGGCCACCCAGCCACCCATGAGCACCTGCCCGGCATACGGGTAGCATCTGGCTCGTTGGGCCAAGGGTTGAGCGTCGCTATTGGGGCCGCGCAGGCTAAGAAGCTCAACGGCGACGACCGCACAGTGTTCGTGCTGATGGGCGACGGTGAGCTGGAAGAAGGTCAGATCTGGGAAGCGGCTATGTATGCACCGCACCACAAGGTAGACAACCTGGTGGCTTTCGTAGACCGCAACGGGCAGCAAATCGACGGCCCAACCGACAAAATCGGTGGCCTCGGCGACCTGCGTGCCAAGTTCGAGTCCTTCAACTGGCGCGTACTCGAAACCGACGGCAACGACCTGGAAAAACTGCTGCCTACTTTGGAAGAAGCGCAGTCCTTACTCGGTCAGGGCCAGCCTATTATGGTGCTGGTTGACACGCAGATGGGCTTCGGCGTTGATTTCATGATGGGCTCGCACAAGTGGCACGGCGTAGCGCCCAACGATGAGCAGCTGGAAAAAGCGTTGCAACAGCTCAGCGTGGAGGAAGCTGGCGACTATTAATCGGTAGCGGTAGGTATGCCTGAAAGCCAACCCTACGGCTTTCAGGCACTTCGTGCTGCTTTGTTGAGCCAGCGTTTTATACAACGGGGGTGGCAACGCACGTTATAGGTTCAGCTTTTTTCAAAACTCGTTTGCGCCCTGCTCGTGCTTGAGAAGGGCTTGGGCGGAGGTTCCATGTATGTGTCGGTTGGCCGCTCTGTTGTGTACGATTCTACTGCTGGCTATCTGGCCAGGGCGGGAGTTGTGCGCCCAGAACGTACCGCCGGTAAAGCCGCAAGTCACACGCATTCTGTTTCTGCTCGATGCTTCCGGCTCTATGCTAGCGCC is from Hymenobacter tibetensis and encodes:
- a CDS encoding transketolase, translated to MSQDSSFAASSETHTPEATKSVAELKQIAAQVRRDIVRMVHAVNSGHPGGSLGCTDLLVALYFKVMKHTPEPFDMNGIGQDMFFLSNGHISPVFYSVLARSGYFPVGELATFRKLNSRLQGHPATHEHLPGIRVASGSLGQGLSVAIGAAQAKKLNGDDRTVFVLMGDGELEEGQIWEAAMYAPHHKVDNLVAFVDRNGQQIDGPTDKIGGLGDLRAKFESFNWRVLETDGNDLEKLLPTLEEAQSLLGQGQPIMVLVDTQMGFGVDFMMGSHKWHGVAPNDEQLEKALQQLSVEEAGDY